CGAGAACAGAGaccgagagagagagaaagagagagattatattgatgaaagaagagagagaaaacttaCTATGATCGCCATGAACGGCTATAACAAGTTGGAGAGAAACTCGTTGACCAAGAAATTCGTGAAGACGATCGAGAAACGAAGCATGAAAATCGTTGAAGTCCAAAACATTGCTTTTCATCAAAACCACTTCGCCTttgatcttcttctcctctttggacaacatttttttactctctcttccctttttcaGAAAACTCAAGAAGTTTAAGAAGGTAAGAACTAAAAACACCCTTTTATACCCACAGAGCGGGGCAACTTAATGGACCTGTACCCGTTTACAatacccgacccgacccgatcCGATTCAaccatattattattattattattattattattattattattattattatctaccaactatgaatttaaatgaagaaattttaaatgtgtAGGGTAGTTTTTTTGAAGGCTACAATCCACCTGTGCTACTAgagcaataaataaataaataaataaatatatatatatatatatatatatatatatatatataNNNNNNNNNNNNNNNNNNNNNNNNNNNNNNNNNNNNNNNNNNNNNNNNNNNNNNNNNNNNNNNNNNNNNNNNNNNNNNNNNNNNNNNNNNNNNNNNNNNNNNNNNNNNNNNtttttttttttttttttttttcgttctgTGATGTTGTCATTTGTGtagagattttttatttatttacctgAAAAGTAATAGTAGCAGGTGACTGgagtattttaggaaaatacTCCCCACTATTGAAGTCAAGAAATGCAATCGTAGACAATTGTGTTTGGGACATgtcataaaatatcatttcatgACAATGACCTTAGCTTTCGGTCTGAATAGAATTGGAAGTATAGAATTTTTCTACACGGCTCACGTACTCATACATGGACCCATGCAAGCTGGTATACCTACCCTTGAACCTAAGCTCGTATACCAAGCCTTGAACCTAATTTAGTATACTTACCCTTAAATCTGATCTTCGACTAGCACACATCCCCTATTACACTCTACATTATGATGATAGGTTTGAACTCAACTTAGGAATTTACTACTTAAGACACTTgtctaatttttatatatcttattttttaatttcacctTCTCAATCAAGAGGTCacaaattctaaatttcaCTCGTTCAATCAAGAGGTTACATGTTCCAAATTTCACTTGTTCGACTAAGATGTCACATGTTCTAAATTTCACTTGCTCAATCAAGAGGTCACAGGTTCCAAATTTTACTCACTTGACCAAGTTGTCAAATGTTCTAAATTTCACTCGTTCGATCAAGAGGTCACATGTTCCAAATTTCACTTGCTCGACCAAGATGTCACATGTTCCAAATTTCACTTGCTCAATCAAAAGGTCACAGGTTCCAAATTTCACTCAACTGACCAAGATGTCACATGTTCTAAATTTCACTCGCTCAATCAAGAGGTCACATGTTCCAAATTTCACTTGCTCAATCAAAAGGTCATAGGTTCCAAATTTCACTCAACGGACCCAGATGTCACATGTTCTAAATTTAACTCACTCTATCGCAAGGTTACATGTTCCAAATTTCACTCAACCGACCAAGATGGGCACAGGAATCACAAGTTTCAAATTTCACTCCTCCTCCACTAAGATGTCAcatgttttaaacgttttaaatttcaatgttaggtaaattaaaaaaaaaataaaaaatggaaagagaaacTTACGGCAAGGGTACATCAATCCCTCTTCATCCGACTGGAGCCAATTCGACGGGGACCGTCTCCGAGTCCCATTTTCATGGATGAAACTCAAATGGGTATTTCAAAATCTGAGCTCCAAGCTTCCCTCTTGGGCTTCTTCTCGAATCTCCCCATTCAGAAACCAATTCCATCAAAACCCATTTGTAGAAACCTCCTCATCATTCGTCCTCAACCATGTAGATCCAAGCTTCCTTCTGTCCGTTTGTGGAAGACACGGCCACCTCTATTTGGGCTCTTCCCTCCATGCCTCCATCATCAAGAGCTTCGAGCTCTCCAACCATGAAAATGGGGTCGTCATAATGAACTCTCTCATCTCCATGTACGAGAGGTGTGGTAAATTGCCGGATGCTGTcaaggtgtttgatgaaatgcccACGAGAGATACTGTTTCGTGGAACGCATTGATTGGTGGGTTTATGAGAAATGGGGAGTTCTATGCTGGTTTTAGCTATTTTAAGGCTATGTCTTTAGTTGGTGATTGTAAATTTGATAAAGCTACTTTGACGACGATTTTATCTGCTTGTGATGGCTCGGAGATGTGTTGCATCATTGAAATGATGCATGGTTTGACGTTTTTGAGTGGATATGAACAAGAAATTACTGTGGGAAATGCTCTGATTAGTTCGTATTTTAAATGTGGATGTGTTGGTTTTGGGAGGCAAGTTTTTTATGAGATGGAGGAGAGAAATGTGATTACTTGGACGGCTGTGATCTCTGGTTTGGCTCAAAATGGGCATTATGAGCACAGCCTGGAGCTGTTTAGGGAGATGATGAGTTGTGGCTCTGTGGAGCCAAATTCTTTAACTTATTTGAGCTTACTCACTGCTTGTTCTGGTTTGGAGGCATTAGAGGAAGGATGTCAAATTCATGGTCTTATTTTGAAGTTGGGAATTCAGTCAGATTTGTGCATTGGGAGTGCTCTGATGGATATGTACTCAAAATGTGGAAGCATTGGAGATGCTTGGAAGATTTTTGAGTCGGCTGAGGAACTCGATATGGTTTCGTTGACTGTTATCCTTGCAGGGTTCACACAGAATGGATGTGAGGAAGAAGCCATCCAAATCTTTctgaaaatgttgaaaatgggGATTGAGATTGACGAAAATGTTGTTTCAGCTGTTCTTGGAGTGTTTGGTGCTGATACATCTTTGAGGCTGGGTCAACAAGTTCATTCGTTTATTGTAAAAAAGAACTTTAGTTGCAATCCTTTTGTGAGCAATGGACTTATAAACATGTACTCCAAGTGTGGAGCACTGGATGAATCAGTGAAGGTCTTTGATAGGATGCAAAATAGGAACTCTGTCACATGGAACTCCATGATTGCAGCGTTTGCTCGACATGGAGATGGCTCGAAAGCTCTACATCTTTACGAGAATATGCAACTGGAAGGTGCAAAGCCAACAGACATCACGTTTCTATCATTACTCCATGCTTGTAGTCATGTTGGGTTAGTAAATAAAGGTATGGAGTTCCTTGAATCAATGACAAAAGATCACAGGATAAATCCTAGGAGCGAACACTATGCTTGTGTTGTCGACATGTTGGGTAGAGCAGGACTGCTGTCTGAAGCTAGAACCTTCATTGAGAAACTGCCTGAACAGCCAGGATTACTCGTGTGGCAGGCGTTGCTCGGCGCCTGCAGCCTCTACGGTGATTCTGAAATGGGGAAATATGCAGCCGAACATCTGTTTTCGGAAACGCCGTATAGCTCAGTCCCTTATGTTTTGTTAGCTAACATATATTCTTCTGAAGGGAATTGGAAGGAAAGAGCAAGGACAATTAGGAAGATGAAGGAGACGGGAATGGCCAAAGAAACTGGTATCAGTTGGATAGAGATTGACAAGAAAGTCCATAGTTTTACTGTTGGAGACAAAAGGCATCCACAAGCTGATATCATTTATGGAGTTTTGATGGATCTGTTTGTACTCATGGTAGATGAAGGATATGTACCAGATAAGAAATTCATCCTCTTCTACTTAGATCCTGATGACAAGAAGGAACCGATCGATAACGATAACGGTCGTGTTAACGATCCAAACTTATTCCCCTCTCTGGTATGAATACTAGACATGAGCTGTTATTATAATGACGTCCTTCCCACTTATGAAGGCTACCCATATTATTGTGTAGATAGGCTCCCCATGTTCACTTTTGCTTCTTCCACCAGGCCAGCCAGGGCCACTTACTCAAGGTTAGAgtaataaatcaattataatttcaaatttgggtGCATCACCAAAAGGTTTATGAcatgtttatcattttaatgATGATTTCTCGATTTCTTTCTTGTAATTACGACGAAGCTAGGATTAACATGTTCATATTGTAGTTCACTGACTCATGCCTCATAAGTTGTAGACATTATGTTAACACCTTTGCAATTTCATAACGAGAGATGTTAAAACTTAATATGGGCCAcgttttcttcatcttttaaaGAAAACTATTAATCATTTTTCGCCATGGTTAGAGTACCATAAGTTTAATAACCATTGTATACTGTTCTTGAGCATCAAAGATAACATGAGAATGCTACATTATAGGTGAAAAAGGTAATTTCCACAAGTTCAGCTAAAATTTACCCCTAGTTATTCACTGATAGCATATAATACAAAGTTCAGATTACTGTCATGCCATTTCATTTAAGGTATTTCTCTTCAAGGTTGATTTTGGATATGTGATTCTTGTCTGCAGAAGATTCACTTATCAATGTATCTTGGCTTTACCATAAGGAAAATTTGATGAGATAGCTGTAGTAGTAAACTGATAGCCAATGCTTGTAGCTTGATTATCTATAGTTTACTCAACTAAGAGACTGATAAGAACATATTTATCAAGAAAACTGACTCTTCTTTACTTTCTGGAACAGAATAGAATGCATTAGGAGTTCATAACTTACAAGGACCATGAGTTGTAATAATATCAAGGAAACTCGCTTCGATTATCTTNGTTTATGAcatgtttatcattttaatgATGATTTCTCGATTTATTTCTTGTAATTACGACGAAGCGAGGATTGACATGTTCATATTGTAGTTCACTGACTCATGCCTCATAAGTTGTAGACATTATGTTAACACCTTTGCAATTTCATAACGAGAGATGTTAAAACTTAATATGGGCCAcgttttcttcatcttttaaaGAAAACTATTAATCATTTTTCGCCATGGTTAGAGTACCATAAGTTTAATAACCATTGTATACTGTTCTTGAGCATCAAAGATAACATGAGAATGCTACATTATAGGTGAAAAAGGTAATTTCCACAAGTTCAGCTAAAATTTACCCCTAGTTATTCACTGATAGCATATAATACAAAGTTCAGATTACTGTCATGCCATTTCATTTAAGGTATTTCTCTTCAAGGTTGATTTTGGATATGTGATTCTTGTCTGCAGAAGATTCACTTATCAATGTATCTTGGCTTTACCATAAGGAAAATTTGATGAGATAGCTGTAGTAGTAAACTGATAGCCAATGCTTGTAGCTTGATTATCTATAGTTTACTCAACTAAGAGACTGATAAGAACATATTTATCAAGAAAACTGACTCTTCTTTACTTTCTGGAACAGAATAGAATGCATTAGGAGTTCATAACTTACAAGGACCATGAGTTGTAATAATATCAAGGAAACTCGCTTCGATTATCTTGAAATTGCTTTCATGAATCGGGTTACGGAAGAGAGAACTCCAGCTGCTTTGTCGAAAAATGACGGGTCGTTTGACTCTGCTACATTTCCAAATATTATCTGCATAAGATACTTAGGCTTACATTATTGCTCCAACTAATCTCTTATGGATTTAAGAACCActataaagttcaaattgtGAAAGCTCCATAATCTAGATGTTAACTTCTGATCATACATTATGAGGTAAGTAAAAGACACATTAATAGTAACAACcaaaatccaccgctagtagatattgtccgttttggtccattacgtattgtcgtcagcctcacagttttaaaacgtggaTGTcagggagaggtctccacacacttataagttagggagaggtttccacttataacaaagcattcttgataagtgtgtggaaacctctctatcagacgcgttttaaaaaccttgagaggaagctcggaagggaaagcccaaagaggacaatatttgttagcggtaggcttgggctgttacaaatattgtcagatctcacatcggttggagaggggaatgaaacattttttataagtatgtggaaacctctctctaatagacgcattttagaACCGCGAAGCtaacagtgatacgtaacgggccaaagcgaacaatatttgttagaagTAGACTTGGGTTATTACATTAATAGTATGATGATAATTTCTCATATGTTATTTTCTTAGGTAACTGACCTCGAGGTCTCCAGCATCCGGACGGCTTATTAATTCTTTGGCAAGCAAATATCTGCCTGGCCTATCTTTATCATCAAAGAACACTTTCCACAACCTGGTTATCAATTGCAAAGATGTCAATCActtcttcaaaaaagaaaaccccccaaaaaaaaGGATGAACAAGAAGNACTGTTCTTGAGCATCAAAGATAACATGAGAATGCTACATTATAGGTGAAAAAGGTAATTTCCACAAGTTCAGCTAAAATTTACCCCTAGTTATTCACTGATAGCATATAATACAAAGTTCAGATTACTGTCATGCCATTTCATTTAAGGTATTTCTCTTCAAGGTTGATTTTGGATATGTGATTCTTGTCTGCAGAAGATTCACTTATCAATGTATCTTGGCTTTACCATAAGGAAAATTTGATGAGATAGCTGTAGTAGTAAACTGATAGCCAATGNTCACATTAATGGTTCCGTTACTTTCAAGTAAGATATAGCATAGttttttattactttcttAAGTTAGTTCATGTAATCTGGACAATCTGGGTCGTTCCTATATGACTGTGTTGGGATATAGAgtctgctgcttatttatagcttaccCAATTGTTATGCTATAAAACTAGATATGGTAAATAGTTCTATATAGttggtaaagttatatatggtagatgGTTACAtccggtaaaactatatataataaactgaactatatatataccccTCGGcattgttttgaaaatttacttTCTGccttctctgtattctctcttattatatatacttgaagtcatcaatataaacctagccaatattcctctttgcattttctctcctattttttgtgttcatctaaatcgagtgtgtgttgttgtgtgatcctaatAGACTAGACCGAGTTTTTCTGTATTTTCAGCACGGTGAATAGATCTAAAGAATCTCATAAGATGTTAAAAAATCTCCTTACCCAGGATAAGCTCTAAATACAGCACCAGATGGCAAAGGCCTCATGGAGTAGACTGTTGTAAATGTGCTgcacaaaaaagaacaaagtagAGGTTGAGTTGGACAAATCCTAAGTTTAGAGCCTCTTGTATATGAGACCTCTTTTCTCCTTAGCAACTTTTATGTATGAGGTTAGACATTTACTTCACATTAGAACACTATGAGCTATGATGATCATCTTTTGTAAGTAACTGTTTCATAATGCTGATGTCTACTaagagttttgaaatttaCCTTAAAAAGTATCTTCTCAATTTTCGAACGTTAAATCCGACCCCTACATCTTCGCTGATGAGACGGGGATTCCACATGATAAGAGGCCTTGGCTGCCATCAatgtagaaaaataaaataaagaggtGGATGTTGGGTTATGGAGTccgctgcttatttatagcttattcAATTGAAAAATGGTCAcggagatatatatatatatatatatatatatatatatatatatatatatggtagataaatatatagtagatggttatatGGGTAAGTCTATattatagtaaactgaaccatatatatatcccatTATGTACTTCAACAGCAAATGGAATGATTCAGATGTTTACCGGATCATCCGAGAGGGCAGCTGCTATTTTCTCCACATTTTCCAACATTTGGTAATCAGGAACAACCATGACAACTATCTCATCTGCAGTATCTACAGGTTTTCGGTCGCTTAAGCTGAGAACGACAACCATACGAAGAGAACATACAGATTCAGATTGCGAAAATCGACTTTAGCTCAACCTTTTGGAGTACACAACTTGTATGTTACATGGAACTTACCtggaaattttgaaggaaGCATCTTTCCATCGATATTCAAGAAGTGCAGCGGCCCCAGCATCTGGAAACACAGCTTTAACTTTCTAGCAATTAAATTTGCATTACTTAGATATGTATATTACAAAGCTAGTGAATAAAGATCCTAAGAACTTTGAAATTCTACTGTTTTCTTTGTAACACATTCCATGGTATAATATATTCCAAGTGTTCTCCAAATTCAATTCTTGATTGATAAACAGGGCCTTGAAGTGGTAATTCCATATTCTACTTACCTCACATTTTGTTTCCTCAATGACTGACTCCAAGAAAACTCTGGACAGTTCCCAGAGTTCAGCTTGAGCACCTTCATCGTCCAGAAACTGTAGCTGGGGGATAAGGAGCTCaacctgaaaagaaaaggtgtggattgtgagatcccacgtcggttggggaggagaacgaaacattctttataagggtgtggaaacctctccctagtagacacgttttaaaaactttgaagagaAGCCCAAAATGGAAAgtccgaagaggacaatatcatgaGCACAGCTTGGAGCTGTTTAGGGAGATATAGAAATGAATCGGGGAATCATGAAATGTCTCAAAACTGGCATTCGAACAAGTAGGTCGTTTCAGAGTTAGTAGCAATGGATCCCTTGCAAATTGTCCGACCAAGCATGGCAAATTATACAGGAAGAATCTAAATTTACAGCAACATACTACTCAGGTGATTTGGGGAGGCTGCAATTTGGAAATATCAAGCGTTTTCA
The nucleotide sequence above comes from Cucurbita pepo subsp. pepo cultivar mu-cu-16 chromosome LG11, ASM280686v2, whole genome shotgun sequence. Encoded proteins:
- the LOC111805302 gene encoding pentatricopeptide repeat-containing protein At3g05340 isoform X2, translated to MKLKWVFQNLSSKLPSWASSRISPFRNQFHQNPFVETSSSFVLNHVDPSFLLSVCGRHGHLYLGSSLHASIIKSFELSNHENGVVIMNSLISMYERCGKLPDAVKVFDEMPTRDTVSWNALIGGFMRNGEFYAGFSYFKAMSLVGDCKFDKATLTTILSACDGSEMCCIIEMMHGLTFLSGYEQEITVGNALISSYFKCGCVGFGRQVFYEMEERNVITWTAVISGLAQNGHYEHSLELFREMMSCGSVEPNSLTYLSLLTACSGLEALEEGCQIHGLILKLGIQSDLCIGSALMDMYSKCGSIGDAWKIFESAEELDMVSLTVILAGFTQNGCEEEAIQIFLKMLKMGIEIDENVVSAVLGVFGADTSLRLGQQVHSFIVKKNFSCNPFVSNGLINMYSKCGALDESVKVFDRMQNRNSVTWNSMIAAFARHGDGSKALHLYENMQLEGAKPTDITFLSLLHACSHVGLVNKGMEFLESMTKDHRINPRSEHYACVVDMLGRAGLLSEARTFIEKLPEQPGLLVWQALLGACSLYGDSEMGKYAAEHLFSETPYSSVPYVLLANIYSSEGNWKERARTIRKMKETGMAKETGISWIEIDKKVHSFTVGDKRHPQADIIYGVLMDLFVLMVDEGYVPDKKFILFYLDPDDKKEPIDNDNGRVNDPNLFPSLIGSPCSLLLLPPGQPGPLTQE
- the LOC111805302 gene encoding pentatricopeptide repeat-containing protein At3g05340 isoform X1, which encodes MKLKWVFQNLSSKLPSWASSRISPFRNQFHQNPFVETSSSFVLNHVDPSFLLSVCGRHGHLYLGSSLHASIIKSFELSNHENGVVIMNSLISMYERCGKLPDAVKVFDEMPTRDTVSWNALIGGFMRNGEFYAGFSYFKAMSLVGDCKFDKATLTTILSACDGSEMCCIIEMMHGLTFLSGYEQEITVGNALISSYFKCGCVGFGRQVFYEMEERNVITWTAVISGLAQNGHYEHSLELFREMMSCGSVEPNSLTYLSLLTACSGLEALEEGCQIHGLILKLGIQSDLCIGSALMDMYSKCGSIGDAWKIFESAEELDMVSLTVILAGFTQNGCEEEAIQIFLKMLKMGIEIDENVVSAVLGVFGADTSLRLGQQVHSFIVKKNFSCNPFVSNGLINMYSKCGALDESVKVFDRMQNRNSVTWNSMIAAFARHGDGSKALHLYENMQLEGAKPTDITFLSLLHACSHVGLVNKGMEFLESMTKDHRINPRSEHYACVVDMLGRAGLLSEARTFIEKLPEQPGLLVWQALLGACSLYGDSEMGKYAAEHLFSETPYSSVPYVLLANIYSSEGNWKERARTIRKMKETGMAKETGISWIEIDKKVHSFTVGDKRHPQADIIYGVLMDLFVLMVDEGYVPDKKFILFYLDPDDKKEPIDNDNGRVNDPNLFPSLAPHVHFCFFHQASQGHLLKNRMH